A genomic region of Ammospiza nelsoni isolate bAmmNel1 chromosome 3, bAmmNel1.pri, whole genome shotgun sequence contains the following coding sequences:
- the ID2 gene encoding DNA-binding protein inhibitor ID-2 encodes MKAFSPVRSVRKTGLSEHNLGISRSKTPVDDPMSLLYNMNDCYSKLKELVPSIPQNKKVSKMEILQHVIDYILDLQIALDSHPSIVSLHHQRPGQNPSSRTPLTTLNTDISILSLQASEFPSELMSSDSKALCG; translated from the exons atgAAAGCCTTCAGCCCGGTGCGGTCCGTCAGGAAAACCGGCCTCTCGGAGCACAACCTGGGCATCTCCCGGAGCAAGACCCCCGTGGATGATCCCATGAGTCTGCTGTACAATATGAACGACTGCTACTCCAAGCTGAAGGAGCTGGTGCCCAGCATCCCGCAGAACAAGAAAGTGAGCAAGATGGAAATCTTGCAGCACGTCATCGACTACATACTGGACCTGCAGATCGCCTTGGACTCGCACCCCAGCATCGTCAGCCTGCACCACCAGAGACCGGGGCAGAACCCTTCCTCCAGAACTCCCCTGACCACGCTCAACACGGACATCAGCATCCTCTCGCTACAG GCGTCCGAGTTCCCCTCAGAGCTCATGTCAAGCGACAGCAAAGCACTTTGTGGCTGA